A stretch of DNA from Serinibacter arcticus:
AAGCTCTCGGGCGGACAGAAGCAGCGCGTGGGCATCGCCCGGGCGCTGGCGACGTCGCCCCGGATCCTGCTCGCCGACGAGTCCACCAGTGCGCTCGACCCCGAGACCACCGCCGACGTCCTCGGGCTCCTGCGCCGCGTCAACGCCGAGCTCGGGATCACGATCGTCGTCATCACGCACGAGATGGACGTCGTCAGGGCGCTGTGCCACCGGATCGCGGTCATGGAGCGCGGGAAGGTGGTGGAGGTGGGCGAGGCCTACCAGGTCTTCGCCGCGCCCAAGCACCCGGCCACCGCCCGGTTCGTGGGGGCCAGCCTCCACGACGTCCCGACGCCGGCGGTGCTCGAGCGCCTGCGGCGCCGTCACCCCGGACGCCTCGTCATGCTGCGCATGCAGTCCGACGGCGGGGCGGGCGGCTACCTGACCCGCAGCCTCCGCGAGCACGCGGTGGAGGGAACGATCATCTACGGCGGGATCTCCGAGATCTCCGAGCGCCCGTTCGGGTCGCTCACGCTCGAGATCACGGGGGAGCCGGGGGCCGTGGCCGGCTTCGTCGACCACGTCGTCACCTCGGCCGGCGCCACCGACCTCGGCACGGTGGACGCCCCGCTCGCCCTGCCGCTGCACGCCGCGGAGCGAGCCGCGGCCACCGAGGACGGAGAGCGCGCATGAGCTACTGGGAGCGCTACGGCGACACCTTCCTGCTGGCGCTGGGGCAGACCGCGTTCATGGTCACCTGGACGATGCTGCTCGGTGGGCTCCTCGGCCTCGTGATCGGGATCGGGCTGTACATCACGCGGCGCGGAAACCTCCAGGGCAACCGCGGCGTCTTCATCGGGCTCAACGCGGTCGTCAACGTCGTGCGCCCGATCCCGTTCCTCATCTTCATCACGGCGATCTACCCGCTGACCAACCTCGTGGTCGGGCGCACCATCGGCACCGAGGCGGCGACCTTCGCCATGGTGATCATGGCGACGTTCGCCTTCTCTCGACTGGTCGAGCAGAACCTCGTCAACCTCGACCCCGGCGTCATCGAGGCGGCCAGGGCGATGGGGGCGGGGCCGCTGCGCATCATCGTCACGGTCCTCGTGCCGGAGGCGCTCGCCCCGCTCATCCTGGGCTACACGTTCCTGTTCGTCGGGGTGCTCGACATGTCGGCCGTCGTCGGCGCGATCGGTGGTGGCGGCATCGGGGCGTTCGCCCTCGACTACGGCTACAAGAAGTACGACTGGCCCCTGACGTTCTTCGTCGTCGTGATCATCATCGCGATCGTGCAGCTGGCCCAGCTGCTCGGCAACACGCTCGCCAGGCGCGCGCTGCACCGCTGAGCCTGCGAGCCGCGCCGCCCTCCGGCACGTCCCACCCCGCCGCCGGCTCGTCCGTCGGCGGGGTGAGTCGTCTCCGCCTCGTGGGGGATCCGTCCGAGCCGCGCCCCTGGCTAGCGTGGAGGCCGACCCCCTGACGGCGAGACGAGCGAGGCGAGATGCACGACGCATCGGTACCCGGGACACCCATCGAGGTGCAGGGACTGAGAAAGACCTTCGGCGACGTGACGGCGGTGGAGGACCTGTCCTTCGCCGTCCAGCCCGGCCGGGTCACCGGCTTCCTGGGCCCCAACGGCTCCGGCAA
This window harbors:
- a CDS encoding methionine ABC transporter ATP-binding protein, coding for MGEAVISLRGVSKEFPGRHAAVRAVDDVDLDVFEGEIFGVIGYSGAGKSTLVRLINALERSTAGTITVAGTEITSLSERALRPVRAGIGMIFQQFNLFASRTVAGNIAYPLKVAGVPKAQRAARVAELLDFVGLSDKAKVYPNKLSGGQKQRVGIARALATSPRILLADESTSALDPETTADVLGLLRRVNAELGITIVVITHEMDVVRALCHRIAVMERGKVVEVGEAYQVFAAPKHPATARFVGASLHDVPTPAVLERLRRRHPGRLVMLRMQSDGGAGGYLTRSLREHAVEGTIIYGGISEISERPFGSLTLEITGEPGAVAGFVDHVVTSAGATDLGTVDAPLALPLHAAERAAATEDGERA
- a CDS encoding methionine ABC transporter permease, coding for MSYWERYGDTFLLALGQTAFMVTWTMLLGGLLGLVIGIGLYITRRGNLQGNRGVFIGLNAVVNVVRPIPFLIFITAIYPLTNLVVGRTIGTEAATFAMVIMATFAFSRLVEQNLVNLDPGVIEAARAMGAGPLRIIVTVLVPEALAPLILGYTFLFVGVLDMSAVVGAIGGGGIGAFALDYGYKKYDWPLTFFVVVIIIAIVQLAQLLGNTLARRALHR